AAGAGAAGTAAAACAAAACCCATAGATACATCTGTCTATGGGTTTTTTGTTATCCGGTTGAAAAAGTATCGGTATCGCCCCAGACCGGTGCTGCAACCGATGGATTTTTATATTAAGAGGCGACTTGTGAAGAGGAATTTTACAGTTATTATTGAAAAAGACGAGGACGAATACTTTATCGGTACCGTTTCTCAATTAAAAGGCTGCCATACACAGGCTAAATCTCTTGATAGACTTATGGAGCGCTAAAAGAGGCTGTTTTTTTGTGTATAGAGGCAGAGGCTGAAATTGATGACTGGGAGCTTCAGTTTATAGGAGTACAGAGAATAGCCGTATGATGAAACCCTCGATTTTGGACGGTGAGCAGGTCATCAAGACATTGGGCAAAGTTGGGCTTGAGGTACTTAGACAGAAAGGCAGTCATGTTTATCTGAAGCATTCCGACGGGAGGGCTACCGTAGTTCCCGTTCGCAAAGGAGAAACAATCAGAAAAGGTTTATTAATTAAAATACTCAAAGGCGTCTAAACAACCAAAGGAGATTTTATTAAGCTTCTCTGAGTATTTTATAACGAATCTCCGGTGATAATAGAAAAGTAATAATATCAGGCCCGCGGGTAACTCTAACCGCGGGTTTTTTATTTTCCGGGGTTTTTGTGTTTTCTTTCATCAATGTGATAAAAGTTCTATAATGGATTTAGATATCCGTGTACAATTACGGGTATTAATCTAATAAGGGGGTCTTTGAAATGACTGCGAAGGATGTTATTGTTTATTCTACTCCGACATGCCCGTACTGTGTGAGGGCAAAGGAATATCTAACCCAAAAAGGTGTTGTCTACAAGGATATTAATGTGGCTGTTGACCGTGCCGGCGCGCAGGAGATGGTTGATAAGTCAGGGCAGATGGGCGTCCCCGTCATCGTTATCGATGGTGAAGTGGTTGTCGGGTTTAACCGCCCGGAAATGGACCGCCTTTTGGCATAGGTTCGGCTGCAATACCTTGTAAACATTTTTACCGTCTGAATGGGGTCGTTTGTTGCCTTGTTCTTAGCTAAAAAAATTGGAGGGGCTTTTAGAGCCCCTCTGCTATTTTATACATGTTATCGTAGGCTTTGCCGAAATTATTGCTTTTCGCTTCGAGTTGGTCGTGAATACCGCGCATCCGGTGTACAAATTCATCACGCTGCTTGTTTTTAATAATGCTTGCCCATTCGGCGGAGTTTTCTAAAAACCTTTCTTGCAGGTCTGTCAATTGTGGCAGGTTCATTTGTAACGAGGCGTAGAGCTCGGGGTCTTCGGATATGACGCTTTCTACCAGTGTCCAAAGGACCTTATAGGTAATGCCGCCGATAGCCTCCATCTCTTTGAGCTTTTCGATTCCGGCGATGCTGTCTGCCGAAACAATTGCAATAAAGTGTGCCAGCCCCAATATCACCGACATCATGCTGTCGTGTTCGGCGGGCGACATAATTTGCACCTTTGCTTCGTGCTTCTCAAGAAAGCCTTTTACCTTTGCCGCCAAAATCTCCTCATCCGATGTTGTGGGTGTTAAAACAAAGTTTTGGTTAGCTAAACTGCGGGCGCCCGGCCCGAATACGGGGTGCGTTCCCAGTATTTTCGCGTTGCTTAGATAGCGGTGCATAAGGTCAACCGGTACGGTTTTGACCGAAGTGATATCAAATACAAGCCGGTCGCTATGGACGTAGGGGCGCATCTGCTTAACTGTTTCCTCAAAATAGTCTACCGGTACGGAGATAATAACGGCATCGGCTTTTTGGATAGTGGCAATTTCCGTGCTTACGGCTACGTTTAAATCCTTTTGGACTTGGGCCAGTTTCCCGGCATTGCGGCCGATAAGGGTTACCTCTTTCCCTTCTTCTTGAAGTAACCGCGCAAACCATTGCCCCATCTTGCCGGAGCCGCCGATAATTGCAATTTTATTGATATCAGTCATAATTAAGCTTTTTCCTATATTTTAAATTGCGGTCTAAAACTACTTTCCGCAAGGTTTTCTTGCTAATCATCTTCGCAAGAGTTTTATCTACTACCTCTAATGATTTGCTTTGGGGTACGATCCTAAAACTTTAAGGAAAATCGTATAATCCTCAAGCTGTGAAAGCATAGCTTGAACCTTTGCATCTTGGCGATGTCCTTCAAAATCCAAATAGAAATTATAAACCCAAGGTTTCTCGCGGGTAGGGCGGGATTCAAGTTTGGTCATATTGATATTGTTTTCGGCCAGTTGCTTTAACATTTGATAGAGCGCGCCCGGCTTGTGTTTTACGGAGAGTACCAATGAGGTTTTATCGTTTCCGGACGGCGGAAGATCTTCCCTGGAAAGCACAAAGAAGCGAGTGAAATTATTGGGGTTATCTTCGATTTCGCAGTTGATAACATTCATATCATAGATAACGGCGGCACGGTTTCCGGCAATTGCGGCACCGTCCGTAATTCTTTTTTCTTTAATCATTTTAACACTGCCCGCCGTGTCGTAGGTGGGCACGAGCTCACATTTTAAATGCTTAATAAAGGCCTGGCATTGACCGAGTGCCTGAGGGTGAGAGTAAATCTTTTTAATTCTGTCAAGGGTTACGCCGTGATTGGATATCAGGCAATGCGAAACTCGCAGTTCCGTTTCTCCGCTGACTTTAAGCGGCGAATCCAAAAGCAGGTCGTAGGTTTTACTGATACTGCCTTCAATTGAGTTTTCAACCGGTACTATCCCGAATTGAACCTCATCCTTTTCAACCGCTTTAAAAACTTCTTCGAGTGTTTCGTACGGTCTAAGCCTAATATCGGAGCCGAAGAAATTAACGGCTGCTTCTTCGCTGTATGCCCCCAACTCCCCCTGAAAGGCCACCGGCGTTTCCTGCATATTGCGTGACGAAATAAATATTTGCCGGTAAATCAGTTCAATATCGGCCTGCCTTAAGCCTTTTGCGCGTGCCAATTCCTTTATTTTGTTAATAACGGCTTCTTCGCGCAGCCTGTCTTGGACCTGACGTCCTTCCTGCTTCTTTAAGCCGCCGATATTTTCGGATAATTGGGCTCTGGCGGCTAAAAGTTCTATAATTTGCTGATCAATACCATCAATTTGAGACCTTAGTTCTTCTAAATTCATTTTATTACCCTCGGTATTATTCCTGCTCTCAGAGCAAAATCACATAATGTTACGGCCATCATTGCCTCTACTACCGGTATGGCCCTGGGGACAATGCAGGCGTCGTGCCGGCCCTGTATCTCCAATTCGCTTGCGCTGAATTCTTTTAAGTTTACGGTAAGCTGTTTTTGAGATATTGATGGCGTCGGCTTAACAGCCACCCTTACAACAAGCGGCATCCCGTTACTTATTCCGCCGAGGATTCCGCCGGCGTTATTGGTTTTGGTAACTATTTTCCCGTCTATTATTTCAAACGGGTCATTATTTTGCGAGCCTTTTAGGCGGGCGGCATTAAAACCCATACCGAATTCGACACCCTTAACGGATGGAACGGCAAACAGTGCCTTTGCAAGGTCTCCGTCCAAATTATCGAAAACAGGTTCCCCCAATCCTACCGGCAGCCCTGTTGCGATTCCTTCGATAATACCCCCCAGGCTGTCATCCTCAATTCTGGCCTCTTTAACGGCTGTTAGCATCAGTTCACAAGCAGCAGAGTCGGCACAGCTTAAAGGATTATTGATATTTTGTTTAATTGTTCCCATATCCTGTGATTTTGCCGATATACCGCCTATTTCAACAGTATGGGCAAAAATATCAACCCCGATGATATCTAACAACATGCGGCTGACAGCACCGGCAGCAACAAACCCGGCGGTAATTCTTCCCGAAAAACGGCCGCCCCCGCGGTAATCGTTAAATCCGCCGTATTTAATACGGGCGGTATAATCGGCATGCCCCGGACGGAAAACATCTTTGATATTATCGTAATCCGCCGAGCGCGTATCTTTATTGTTAATCACCAAGCAAATCGGTGCGCCGGTGGTAAACCCGTTAAAAACCCCGGAGAGGATTTCGGCCTTGTCGTCTTCAGAACGGGGAGTTGAAGATACGGAATGTGCCGGTTTGCGCCGATCCAGCTCCTTCTGAATAAAACCCTCATCTATTTTCAGCCCTGCCGGGCAACCGTTGATTAAAGCCCCGATAAGCCTGCCGTGGCTTTCCCCGAAAACGCTAACCGTGAAAACTTTTCCGATACTGTCAGACATAACTTTCCGCCTTTGCCCCGATACCGGCAAATATTTGCCAGAATTGCGGGAATGTTTTTGAAACGCACTCCGCCCCTTCAATTACCGTATCGCCGATTGCAGCCCCCAATAACCCGAAGGCCATCGCAATACGGTGATCCCCAAAGCTATCTATTACCGCTCCCTTGGGGCTGCCTCCGTTAATAATAAAGGTATCTTCTTCTTCGGTTACCGCAACCTGCATCCTTTCTAAACCTTCCCTTACGGCGCTGACGCGGTTGGATTCCTTAAGCCTGGCGCGGCGTATCCCGTAAAACATGCTTTGGCCGTCTGCCAGTGCGGCAACAACGCTGATTGTTGGCAGAAGATCAATACAATCCGATAAATCGGCCTTAATGGGCTTTAAATCCGCGCGCTTAACGGTAATACTATCTCCCTTTGCGGATATTTTTGCCCCCATTTCTTGCAGTAAATTTATAATTACGCGGTCTCCCTGAAGGCTATCCGTTTTTAATCCTGTTGTTTCCGTTTCACCCGCTATTGCGCCCGCCGCAAGTAAATAAGAAGCGGATGACCAATCTCCCTCAACCGTGTAACTTGCAGGTTTATATTTTTGATAGTCTGCGCTAAAAAAGCGGAACGATTCGGATACGTCTAAATTTATGCCGAATTCCCTAAGGCAATCAATTGTCATTTTAATATAGGAAACGGATTCAGGCGGGGTGGTAAGCCGTATATTTAAGCCGTTTTGCGCTAATGGACATAAAAAGAGCAGGGCAGATAAGAACTGGGAGCTGATATCCCCCCGCATCTCAATATTTCCGCCCGAAAAGTTACCGCCCTCAACCACAACTGTTGAACCCTCTTTATAGCAATGAATGTTAATTGAATTGAGCGCCGTAATCAGAGGCTCAATAGGGCGCTTGGCAAGCGCCGGGCTGGGAACAAGGCGACATTTCCCGGGGACAACAGTTGCCAGCGCAGTCATAAAACGGATGGTGGCGGCGGAATCGCGGCAATAAATACCTTCTTTAGGGGCAATAAAACTGCCGCCGTTTACTTCCCAAAAGCTGTCGTTTTTGTTTATCCGAACCCCTATTTTTTCAAGGGCTGCGGCAGCAATTTCGGTATCATCGGAAATCAGGGGGTTTATAATTCGGCTTTTTCCGTTAGAGAGCGCGGCGCACATTAAGCCGCGGATAGCATAACTCTTTGAGGGCGGGGCGGTTACCTTGCCGTAAAGTTTGCTTTTACCAATTTTAACCCTCATAGCCTTTAACCTTATTTATTATGAGATCGGCGGTGGCTTCAATGCTTGAGTTTGACGAATCCACTGTAATATCAGCCGCCCTTTCGTAAAAAGGTTGTCGGAACGCCATAAGCTCTTTGATGGCTTGGGCTTTATCTCGGCTTTCCGCAAGCAGCGGACGAACACTTGTGCTTGCGGCAACTCGTTTTTCAATTACATCAAACGAAACCGTAAGCAGCACAATCACGGCATTTTTTTTGAGCCGGTCAATATTAATGCGGTTCAGCACCACGCCGCCGCCGCAGGCGATAACAAGGTTTTCCCCTTGGGAGACTTCTTTAATAGTATCGATTTCCAGTTGCCTGAAGGCGCTCTCTCCGTCATCTTCAAAGATAGCGGGGATGCTTTTACCGGCTTTCTGTTCGATTAGAACATCCATCTCAACTAGGGTTTTGCCCAGTTTTTCGGCAATCGCCCTGGCTATGGTGGTTTTGCCGGTAGCCATAAAACCGATTAGCGCTATGTTCGTTTTCATATTTTTAATCCAACATTATTGTACATACATATTATAATAATACGGTATCTATTACAAAAACCGATAAACAATCTTTCTGGTTAGGCAATCGTTAAGCACTAAAAAACTTCGCTCGCATTGCAACGATTCTTAATCTTCATTCAAAGTTACAATAACGTTGCGGCGGCATTTCTCATTACATCCACCGGAGCTTTAATGCCGGTCCAAAGCTCAAATGCTATTGCTCCTTGCCAGACCAATAAATCAAGCCCGCCTATTGCTTTGGCGCCGACTTTTTCGGCATCCAAAATTAATTTTGTCTTTTCGGGGTTGTAAATAACGTCGTAAACTATCATTTCGGGCCTTAAGAATGATTGCAGGACAAGTGATTCCTCTGTATTCGGATGCATTCCCACATTTGTGGCGTTGATTAAAATATCGGCATCCGCCAGAGCCCTTTTTAGGTTGT
This Dehalococcoidales bacterium DNA region includes the following protein-coding sequences:
- a CDS encoding Uxx-star family glutaredoxin-like (seleno)protein, which encodes MTAKDVIVYSTPTCPYCVRAKEYLTQKGVVYKDINVAVDRAGAQEMVDKSGQMGVPVIVIDGEVVVGFNRPEMDRLLA
- the pheA gene encoding prephenate dehydratase, producing the protein MNLEELRSQIDGIDQQIIELLAARAQLSENIGGLKKQEGRQVQDRLREEAVINKIKELARAKGLRQADIELIYRQIFISSRNMQETPVAFQGELGAYSEEAAVNFFGSDIRLRPYETLEEVFKAVEKDEVQFGIVPVENSIEGSISKTYDLLLDSPLKVSGETELRVSHCLISNHGVTLDRIKKIYSHPQALGQCQAFIKHLKCELVPTYDTAGSVKMIKEKRITDGAAIAGNRAAVIYDMNVINCEIEDNPNNFTRFFVLSREDLPPSGNDKTSLVLSVKHKPGALYQMLKQLAENNINMTKLESRPTREKPWVYNFYLDFEGHRQDAKVQAMLSQLEDYTIFLKVLGSYPKANH
- the aroC gene encoding chorismate synthase; amino-acid sequence: MSDSIGKVFTVSVFGESHGRLIGALINGCPAGLKIDEGFIQKELDRRKPAHSVSSTPRSEDDKAEILSGVFNGFTTGAPICLVINNKDTRSADYDNIKDVFRPGHADYTARIKYGGFNDYRGGGRFSGRITAGFVAAGAVSRMLLDIIGVDIFAHTVEIGGISAKSQDMGTIKQNINNPLSCADSAACELMLTAVKEARIEDDSLGGIIEGIATGLPVGLGEPVFDNLDGDLAKALFAVPSVKGVEFGMGFNAARLKGSQNNDPFEIIDGKIVTKTNNAGGILGGISNGMPLVVRVAVKPTPSISQKQLTVNLKEFSASELEIQGRHDACIVPRAIPVVEAMMAVTLCDFALRAGIIPRVIK
- the aroA gene encoding 3-phosphoshikimate 1-carboxyvinyltransferase — protein: MRVKIGKSKLYGKVTAPPSKSYAIRGLMCAALSNGKSRIINPLISDDTEIAAAALEKIGVRINKNDSFWEVNGGSFIAPKEGIYCRDSAATIRFMTALATVVPGKCRLVPSPALAKRPIEPLITALNSINIHCYKEGSTVVVEGGNFSGGNIEMRGDISSQFLSALLFLCPLAQNGLNIRLTTPPESVSYIKMTIDCLREFGINLDVSESFRFFSADYQKYKPASYTVEGDWSSASYLLAAGAIAGETETTGLKTDSLQGDRVIINLLQEMGAKISAKGDSITVKRADLKPIKADLSDCIDLLPTISVVAALADGQSMFYGIRRARLKESNRVSAVREGLERMQVAVTEEEDTFIINGGSPKGAVIDSFGDHRIAMAFGLLGAAIGDTVIEGAECVSKTFPQFWQIFAGIGAKAESYV
- a CDS encoding prephenate dehydrogenase, with product MTDINKIAIIGGSGKMGQWFARLLQEEGKEVTLIGRNAGKLAQVQKDLNVAVSTEIATIQKADAVIISVPVDYFEETVKQMRPYVHSDRLVFDITSVKTVPVDLMHRYLSNAKILGTHPVFGPGARSLANQNFVLTPTTSDEEILAAKVKGFLEKHEAKVQIMSPAEHDSMMSVILGLAHFIAIVSADSIAGIEKLKEMEAIGGITYKVLWTLVESVISEDPELYASLQMNLPQLTDLQERFLENSAEWASIIKNKQRDEFVHRMRGIHDQLEAKSNNFGKAYDNMYKIAEGL
- a CDS encoding type II toxin-antitoxin system HicA family toxin, yielding MMKPSILDGEQVIKTLGKVGLEVLRQKGSHVYLKHSDGRATVVPVRKGETIRKGLLIKILKGV
- a CDS encoding shikimate kinase, with the translated sequence MKTNIALIGFMATGKTTIARAIAEKLGKTLVEMDVLIEQKAGKSIPAIFEDDGESAFRQLEIDTIKEVSQGENLVIACGGGVVLNRINIDRLKKNAVIVLLTVSFDVIEKRVAASTSVRPLLAESRDKAQAIKELMAFRQPFYERAADITVDSSNSSIEATADLIINKVKGYEG
- a CDS encoding type II toxin-antitoxin system HicB family antitoxin; amino-acid sequence: MKRNFTVIIEKDEDEYFIGTVSQLKGCHTQAKSLDRLMER